The window CCGCCGGGGCGGGTTAAGCGGGTCGATCGGGGGTAGGTCGGTGAGATGACGAGATCGCAGCCCCGGCGCGCCCGTGGCACGGTCGGCCACGCCTACAGCGCGCTCAACATGCGGCTCGTGCTCGCCGGGTTCGGTCTGGTGACCATGACCGTCTTCGCGGTGCTGGCGTTCAACGCCGACCTGGTGTGGCTCGGGGTCCTCTGCGTGGTCTTCGCGGTGGTCGCCGTGGTCGACCTGATCATCATCCAGCGGCGCCGCGCCGCCCGCCGCCGGGAGGAACCGGGAGCCCGCCACTCACTCTTCGAGTGACAGGAGTACGAGATGCCCATCGCGACCACCAATCCCGCCACGGGACAGACGCTCAAGACGTACGAACCGATGTCGCCGGAGCAGATCGACGCCGCAATCGAGCGGGCCGACCTGGCGTACCGCCAGCTGCGCGGCACCACCGTCGACCAGCGCGGGCGCTGGCTGAACGCGGCGGCCGACCTGCTGGAGGCCGAGCGCGACGAGATCGCCCGGCTGATGACCACCGAGATGGGCAAGACGTACGCCTCGGCCCAGGCGGAGGTCACCAAGTGCGCCGCCGCCTGCCGCTTCTACGCGGCGAAGGCGGCCGAGTTCCTCGCCGACGAGCCCGCCGACGCCGGAGCGGTCAAGGCCACCCGCGCCTTCGTCCGCTACCAGCCGATTGGGCCGGTGCTCGCGGTGATGCCCTGGAACTTCCCGCTGTGGCAGGTGCTGCGCTTCGCCGCGCCGGCCCTGATGGCCGGCAACACCGGCCTGCTCAAGCACGCCTCCAACGTGCCGCAGACCGCGCTGCTGCTGGAGGACCTGTTCCGCCGCGCCGGCTTCCCGGAGGGGGCGTTCACCACCCTGCTGGTCGGCTCGGCCGAGGTCGACCGGGTGCTCAGCGACCCGCGGGTACGCGCGGCGACGCTGACGGGCAGCGAGGGCGCCGGCCGGTCGATCGCCCAGATCGCCGGCCGGGAGCTGAAGAAGACCGTGCTGGAGCTCGGCGGCAGCGACCCGTTCGTGGTGATGCCGTCGGCGGACCTGGACCGGGCCGCCGAGGTCGCCACTACCGCCCGCTGCCAGAACAACGGCCAGTCCTGCATCGCGGCCAAGCGGTTCATCGTGCACGCCGACGTCTTCGACGCCTTCGCCGAGAAGTTCGCCGCGAACATGGCGGCCCTGCGGGTCGGCGATCCGATGGACCCCGGCACCGACGTCGGCCCGCTGGCCAGCGAGGGCGGGCGCGACGAGATCCACGCCCAGGTGCGGGACGCGGTCGACAAGGGCGCCACCGTGCTCTGCGGCGGCGAGCTGCCCGCCGGCCCCGGTTGGTTCTACCCGCCGACCGTGGTCACCGACCTGAGGCCGGAGATGCGGATGTGGTCCGAGGAGGTCTTCGGGCCCGTCGCGGGCCTCTACCGGGTGTCGTCGTACGACGAGGCGATCGAGGTGGCCAACGGCACCTCCTTCGGCCTGGGGTCCAACGCCTGGACCCGGGACCCGCAGGAGCAGGAGCGCTTCGCCGTCGACCTCGACGCCGGGAACGTCTTCGTCAACGGGATGACCACGTCCTACCCGGAACTGCCCTTCGGCGGGGTGAAGAACTCCGGCTACGGCCGCGAGCTCTCCGCGCTCGGCATGCGGGAGTTCTGCAACACCAAGACCGTCTGGGTGGGCGAGGGGGCCGCCTCGGCCGGCGCCGGGGCGCACGCGGAGTAGCCCCGCCCGGCTTCGTCGGCGTAGCCGGACGCCGTCGTGGGTACGGAGTGACGCCATGACGGTGTTCGGCTTCCACGCGTCCCACGAGCAGATCCATCCCCGCGCCCTGCTGGAGGCGGTGATCCACGCCGAGCGGGCCGGCTTCGACGCCGCCATGTCCTCGGACCACTTCGCGCCCTGGAGCGACCGGCAGGGCCAGTCCGGCTTCGCCTGGTCCTGGCTCGGCGCCGCGCTCCAGGCGACCAACCTGCCGTTCGGAGTGGTCAACGCCCCCGGGCAGCGCTACCACCCGGCCATCATCGCCCAGGCGATCGGCACCCTTGGGGCGATGTACCCGGGCCGGTTCTGGGCCGCCCTCGGCACCGGCGAGGCGAGCAACGAGCACATCACCGGCGACGACTGGCCGCGCAAGGACGTCCGCACCGCCCGGCTGCGCGAGTGCGTGGACGTGATCCGCGCGCTGCTGGCCGGCGAGGAGGTCAGCCACGACGGCCTGGTCCGGGTGGACCGGGCGAAGCTGTGGACCCGGCCGGAGCAGCCGCCGGCGCTGATCGGGGCGGCGGTCAGCGTGGCCACCGCCCGCTGGTGCGCCGAGTGGGCGGACGGTCTGATCACCGTGAACGCCCCGACCGCGCACCTGCGGCAGATGATCGACGCGTACCGGGACGCCGGCGGGCGCGGCCCGCTGCACCTCCAGGTGCACGTGAGCTGGGCGCCGGAGCAGGCCGAGGCCGAGCGGCTCGCGTACGACCAGTGGCGCAGCAACGTCTTCGCCCCGCCGGTCTGCTGGGACCTGGAGACCCCGGAGCACTTCGACGTGGTCTCGCAGGACGTGCCGATGGAGAAGGTCCACGACGTCGTGAACGTCTCCGCCGACCTCGGCCGGCACGTCGGCTGGCTGGAGGAGTACCTGGAGCTGGGCTTCGACCAGATCGCCCTGCACCACGTCGGGCAGGAGCAGCGGGACTTCATCGACGCGTTCGGCGCCGAGGTGCTGCCGAAGCTGCGCAGCGCCGGCTGAGCGGTCCCGTCCCGGGCCTGCGCGGTGCCTGCCCGGGGTGAGCGGACCGGCGTCAGGGCAGGCGGCGGACGAGGACCTGCCCGGGCCACGGGTCGCGGCCCGGGCGCTCGACCGTGAACAGGTCGGTGGCGGTGAAGCCCTGCCGCTCGTACCACCGGACCAGCGCGCCGTCGTCGCCCGCGTAGCAGTCCACCCGCAGCAGGCCGAGCCCGCGCTCCCGGGCCAGCTCCGCGGCGTGCGCCAGCAGCCGGCCGCCGATGCCCGACCCGGCGTGTGCGCGGTCGGTGACCAGCAGGTTCACGTACAGCTCGGGTTCGGTGGCGGGTGGCACGTACTCGGTCGCCGTCCCGACCACCAGTGCGCCGACCGGTCGGTCGTCGAGCGTCGCCAGCCACAGCCCGCCGCCGCTCGTCCAGGCCTCGGCCTGTGCGACCCGCCGCGGGTCGGTCGAGGCCGCCTCGGTGCCCCACTGGCCGGTGCGACCCCGCGCCGCCAGCCAGGCGGTGGCGTCGTCGAGCAGCCGCAGCACGGCGGGCGCGTCGGTCGGGCCGCCGGGACGCAGACCCAGGCTCCGCTGGTCGCTCATGACGGACATGCTGCTACAACCAGGTGTCTCGACGCGAGCAGGTTGGACTGGACGTCGGCCCTCGACGCCGCGAGCCCCGGCCAGGGAGGCGGTCTCCCCGCGCTCGTGCTGTCGAGCTGATGTCGTGGACGATTCACCGCTCCGGGCGCCAGCTACGCCGGGAGGTCATGGCGTCCCGCCCGAGTCGCCGGAGCTGGCGGTGCCCATCGTGCTGGGATCCCCGCCGTACCCTTCGCCGCGGAGGCTGCCCCGCCCACGGCGCCGTCCGTCCCGGCGGGACTGCCGGATGGCCCTGCGCGCCGCCGTCAACGCCGCGTCCCGCCCGTCGGGCGGCGACGCCCGCTGCCTGCTCAGCGGCAGCACGACCAGGATGAGGGCGACGACCGTCGCCGCGATCCCGGTCAGGATCCACCCCGTTGCATCCATGGCCATGATGGTAGGCGGGCTCCGCCAGGCTCTGGGCCGGCTGATCGTGGTCAGGGCGCCGCTGGCCGCCGGGCCTCGGTGAGCGCGACGAGCCGCTCGGTGTTCAGGCAGGAGGTCAGGCAGCGTTCCTTGGCGTCGCTGGTGAACCGGGCGGTCCAGTCCGTGAAGCCGCCGTCGCCGAGTTCGACCTCGTCGGCGCCGTCGCCGGCGGTGATCCGCAGCGCCGCGTCGACGTAGTAGCCCCGGCCGCGTCGGCGCTCCGGTTCGTCCACCAGCGGTACGCCCGCCGGGCCCAGCGTCGGCCGGACGGTGTCGGCGATCCGTTCCCCGACCACGGGGCTGTCCAGCAACGTCAGGCGCACCCGGGCCGCCGCCGACGGCGGCAGCAGGGTGGCGAGCACCGTGCGCCAGTACGCCAGGTGCAGGGTGAGCAGCCGTGCCTCGGTGCGCCCCGAGCCGGTGTCGCGGGCGCTGGAGACCAGCGTGAAGAGCCGGAAGTGCGCCGACCAGGTCGGCCCGAAGTCCTGCGCCCGCAGCACCCGGTGGCAGGCGGCCAGGTGCACGGTGCCGCCGGCCGGCTGTTCCCGGCGGCGCACCGCGGCCTCGATCGCGAGCGCGTTGGTGGGGTCGCTGAGCACCTCGGTGGCGCGGAAGGTGGTGACGATGCGGTTCTGGCTCATCGGCGTGACGACCGAGCAGGTGCCGATCGGCGCGACGGGGGAGAGGTCGACGCCGGCGAACTCCGCCGGGAGTAGTTCCCACAGGCGGGCCTCGACGGCGGCCAGCGCGCGGGGGTCGGCCGCCGCCGGCCGGGTGAAGCGGTCCGTGCGCCAGCGGCGGACCAGGTCCGCCGGGCGTACCGCCGCCGCCCGGTCCCGGGCCACCGCCAGCAGCAGCGTGCGCAGGTCCGCCGGGCTCAGGCCGGCCAGGGCGCTCCGGGTGTCGTCCGGCAGTCGCGACCAGACCCGCCGCTCCGCGTCGTCCATGCCGGCAACCCTGTCGTACGCCCCGCCTGCCGTCCACCGGATTCGGCGGCTGCCGGCCGCACGGCCCGCGTCGCGGCCGGACCCGGTGGTGGCCTCCCCCGGGGACCCGGGGGAGGCCGTTACGCGGGCGACGCGCTCGTCACCTGGGACGATTCGGGCCGGTGCGGCCGAGGCGACGGATCGCCTGGGCGCGCACCGGACCACGGGTCGGTCAGGAGAGCGCGCAGGCCGCGCCGTTGACGGTGATCAGGCCGGGCGCCGGGTTGGCGCCGCCGCCGGTCACCGCGTTGAAGCCGAAGGTGACGGTGCCGCCCGGGGCGATCCTGGCGTTGTACGACTCGTTCTTCGCGGTGACCGTGGCCCCCGCCTGGGTCGCCTTCGCCAGCCACGCCTCGCGTACCTTCTGGTCGCCGGTGAAGGCGAAGCGGGCCGCCCAGCCGTCGATCGCGCTGGTGCCGGTGTTGCGGATGGTCACCTGGGCGGTGAACCCGGTGCCGCCCTGCCAGGCGCCGTAGTTGGTGTACGTGGCGGAGCAGGTGGGCGCCGGCACCGCCTTCGAGTCGCCCTGGTCGGCCAGGAACGAGGCGATCCAGGCCAGCGCCGAGTTCCAGTTGATGGCCACCTCGTTGGTCGCGTACGAGTTGATGTCGTCGACGTAGCAGAACATCGGCTTGCAGCCGGCGAGCAGCTTGGCGGCGAACGGGTCCTGGAGGGCGGCGTTCGGGCCGCCGGCCAGCGAGCCGGCGGGCGGCTTCGGCAGGTCCGGGTCGAGCTGGTGGCCGAAGATCCGGCTGTGCTGGTTCTCCGCCGCGTGCTCGCCCCACCCGGTCACGTACGAGATGTTCAGCGCGTTGCGGCCGAGGACGTAGTCCATCGCCTGCACCGCGCCGTCGCGGTACTTCGCGTCGCGGGTCAGGTCGAAGGCGGTGGCCAGCACGACCGCGTTGTTGATGAGGTTGCCGTTGCCGCCCCAGAAGTAGCTGTCCGGGTCGCCGGGCATCGGCAGCCCGTACGCCTGCCGGGCCGCCTCGGCGAGGTGGGCGTCGGCGGCGCCGGTGACGGAGGCGCGGACGCGGGCCAGGTCGGCGGCCGGCAGTCCGTTCGGCACGGTGGCCAGGTCGAGCCGGCCCAGCGCCGCGACGCCCTGCCAGCCGAAGCCGCGCGGGTCGAACACGTTCCCGGTGTGGTGCGGCGACGCGGTCAGGTCCGCCAGGTACGGCTGCTCCCCGGTGGTCAGGAAGAGCTCGGCGGCGGCCCAGTAGAACTCGTCGGTGACGTTCGTGTCGTCGTACGCGCCGCCGCCGGTGCTGTCGGCGGGGCTGGCGTACCGCGTCGGGTTGGCCTTCGCCGCGGCGTAGGCCGTCTTTGCCGCCGTGCCGCAGCGCGTCGCGAAGGCCGCGTCGTAGGGGGCGAAGAGCCGCGCGCACTGGGCGGCGACGGCGGCCAGGTTGAGGGTGGCGGCGGTCGACGGCGGGTGCAGCTCGCGCTGCTCGGGGTCGTCGTGCGGGGCGAGCGGCAGCCCGGTCCAGTTCCGGTCGTGGATCTTGTGGTGGGCCATTCCGGCGAGCGGCTTGCCGGCCGGCACCTGCATGCGCAGCAGGAACTCCAGCTCCCAGCGGGCCTCGTCGAGCACGTCCGGTACGCCGTTGCCGCGCTCGGGCACCCGCAGCGTGCTGTCGCCGAGGGCCGCGCCGTGCCCGGCGGTGGCGGCCGTGCGGGTCCGCTCGAAGGTGTTCAGCAGCTGGTAGGTGGCGATGCCGCCGTTGACCACGTACTTGCCGTGGTCGCCGGCGTCGTACCAGCCGCCGCGCACGTCGAGGGAGTAGTCGCAGACGCCCGGCTGGCAGGGCACGGAGGTGTCGCCCTTGTTGGGCGCGACGCCGAGGTGCCCGGCCGGGCGGGCGTACTCCGCGCCGATCAGGTCGCCGTCGATGGCGATGCCGCTGCGCTGGGCGTAGAAGAACTGGAGGGAGTCGGCGCGCAGCCGGTCGTAGAGGGTGCCCGAGATGTCGAAGGGGTGGCTGGTCTCGCCGTCGACGGTCAGGGTCAGCCCCGCCCCCGGGGTCCGGTACGACGAGAAGTCGAGCGTCTGCACGTTCTGCCCGGAGGCGGCGTCGACGCCGCGCGGGGTGGTGCTGCCGCTGGCCAGGACGGTGCCGGCGGCCGACTTGAGCTGCCAGGGCAGGGCGTCGGTCGCCGACGTGACCACTGTGGCGTTCTTCGGTCCGCCGGGCAGGTAGCCGACCTGGTTGACCCGCACCCGTGGCCCGGTGTCGGGCACGTACGGCGCGGGCGGGTCGCCGCCGCGCAGCGAGACGTCGTCGAGGCAGACGGTCTGCTCGGCCGCGTTGCCGCCGACCTGGAAGATCAGTTGGGCGGCGGGGTTCGCCTCGGGCACCGTGAACGTCTTCTCGAACCGCTGGGCGGTGCCGCTGGCGGTGGCGTCGACGCTGGCGTACGTGGTGTAGGGGGCGGTGCCCAGTTGCAGGACGGCCTTGACGGCGGTGCCGGGGGTGGCGGAGACGTCGAAGCCGAGCGTGTACTCGGCCCCGGCGACCAGCGGCACGCCGTCCTGGCCGATGCCGGCGTCCCACGGGTTGGCCAGGCCGCCGGGCACGGTGGCGCAGAGCCGGCCGTCGGTGACCGCGAGCGGGCCGGTGCCGTAGGAGAACCAGGGGGACACGCCGGCGCTGAAGTCGCCGTTGTCGATCTGCTCGGGGGCGTCGGGGGGCGGTTCGGCGTGGGCGGTGCCGGCGGTGGCTCCGGTCAGGGCGATGGCGGTCGCGGTCGCGAGCAGTGCGAGGCGACGTCGGGATGGCGTCACGGGTGTTCCTTCCGGACGACTGCGGGGACGGGGGATGGCGGTGGCAACCTGGGAGCGCTCCCAGACCCTGTCGATGGTTCCAGTGCCGCCGGCACCCTGTCAATCGATCCGGCTGGATGGCGTGGACCCGCCCGACGGGCCCCCGGGACAGTGAGATTCACCGCGCGACGCGCCGAGGTCCTGATCTCCTAGAGACAACTGAGCCCTCCGCCTGGCAGGCTGCCACCCATGACCCTGAAGCTGCGCTCCGTGGGAACGAGCGACCGTGGGCTGATCCGCAGCGGAAACCAGGACGCCCTGCACGCCGGCACCTGGCTCGTCGCCGTCGCCGACGGCATGGGCGGGATGGCGGCTGGCGACCTGGCCAGCGCGATCGCCATCGACGCGGTCGCTCCGCTGGACGTGGAGACCCCGGAGCACGCGCTGGTAGCCGCACTGCAGAGCGGCATCCAGCTCGCCACCGAGCGGATCCACCAGGCGGTCGCCGAGGATCCGGAACGCCAGGGCATGGGCACCACGCTGACCGCCCTGCTCTTCGCCCGGACGGGCAGCTGCCTGGCCCTCGCCCACGTCGGCGACTCCCGCGCCTACCTGTTCCGCGAAGGCGTGCTCAAGCAGATCACCCGGGACGACACGTTCGTGCAGATGCTCGTCGACCAGGGGGTGATCACCGCCGACCAGGCCAGCAGCCACCCACGCCGGGCCGTGGTCACCCAGGCGTTGCAGGGCGAGGAGGTCTCCCCCTCGTACGCGACGATGGTGCCGTGGGCCGGGGACCGCTGGCTGCTGTGCAGCGACGGGCTGTCCAACGTCGTGCGCCCGGACACCCTCGCCGAGGTGCTCGCCGAGCACCCCGACCGCGCGGACTGCGCCCGCCGGTTGATCGACCTGGCGCTGCGCGCCGGCGGGCCGGACAACGTCACGGTGGTCGTCGCCGACGTCGTGCAGGAGTGAGCGAGCGTCGCGAGCGAACCAGCCGGTTCAGCGCTCTGGAGCCTCGTGACGACATGAGCCCGTTCAGCGCCGGCGCGGGGTGGCGTGCCGGGTGGGCGGGGCCGTGGTCGGGTCCTCCGGCCACGGGTGGCGCGGGTAGCGCCCGCGCAGCTCCCCGCGTACCTGCGGATAGCCGGTGCGCCAGAAGGAGGCCAGGTCGGCGGTGACCGCCACCGGCCGCCCGGCCGGCGAGAGCAGGTGCAGCAGCACCGGCACCCGGCCGTCGGCGATGCGCGGCGCGTCCCGCCAGCCGAAGGTCTCCTGAAGCTTCACCGCGAGCACCGGCGCCGCCGGGTCGGCGTAGTCGAGCCGGATCCGCGATCCGCTCGGCACCGCGATCCGCTCGGGCGCCACCTCGTCCAGCCGCGCCGCCAGCGCCCACGGCAGCAGCCGGCGCAGCGCCCCGGCCACGTCGAGGCGGGCCAGATCGGCGCGGCGGCGGGCGCGGGCCAGCTCCGGGCCCAGCCAGGCGGGCGCGTCGGCGAGCAGCGCCTCGTCGCCCACGTCGGGCCAGTCGCCGCCGAGCGACTGCCGACAGAACGCCAGCCGCTCGCGCAGCGCCCGCGCCGCCGGGGTCCAGGTCAGCAGACCGAGGCCGGTACGACGCAGGCCGGTCAGCAGGGCCCCCGCCACCTCCGCCGGGTCGGGCCGGGCGATCGGCCGCTCGACCAGCTCGATCGCGCCCAGCCGCAGCACCTCCCGGGCCACCACGTCCTCGCCGGCCCAGCCGACCTCCCGCTCGGTGCGCAGCAGCGGCCCGCCCGCCTCCCGGGCGGTCGCCTCGTCGAGCGGGGTGGCCAGCCGCACCCGGGCGGTCGGCGCGCCGGGGGAGCGGTCCGCCACCGCGACCGCCAGCCAGTCGGCGCCGGCCAGCCCCGACCCGGGCGACAGCTCCGCCGCGGTCCCGCCGCTCATCAGGTACGCCGAGCCGCCCGGCCGCCGCACCCGGGCCAGCCGCTCCGGGTGGGCCAGCCCGACCAGCAGCCCGGCGGCCAGGTCGTCGGTCAACCGGCCCGCGTCGCCGGCCCGTGCGGGGTCGCCGGCTGACCTCGCCCGGCCGGGGCCTCCCGCCGTTGCGTCAGAAGCAAGGGGCGGGCGGCCCCGGTCAGGCCGTCGCGACTGCGCGTCGGGCAGGGCGGCGCGCAGTCGGCGTACCTCCGAACGCCAGCGGGCGGTGGCGCCCGGGTCCGCGCCCGCGCGTAGCCGGCGCCACGCGGCGGTCAGGTCGTCGCCCGGCCCGGCGGCGGTGTCCTCGGCGAGCAGCGCCACGACCTCCGCCGCCCGGTCCGCCCCCACCCGGGCGGCCCCGTCGAGCAGCGCCCGGGCCAGCCGGGGATGCGCCCCGACCGCGGCGATCGCCCGGCCCCGGTCGGTTATCCGCCCGTCGGCGTCGAGCGCGCCGAGGGTGGTGAGGGTGTCGCGGGCCACCGTCATCGACGCCGCCGGGGGCGGGTCGGGCAGGGCCAGCCCGGCGCCGTCCGGCGAACCCCAGGCGGCCAGCTCCAGGGCGAAGCCGGTCAGGTCGGCGGTCGCTATCTCCGGCTCCGGCTGCGCGGCCAGCCGCTCGTGGGTCGCCGCCGACCAGCAGCGGTAGACGTGCCCGGGCGCCTCCCGGCCCGCGCGGCCGGCCCGCTGGGTGGCCGCCGCCCGGGACACGCCGACGGTGACCAGGGCGCCCAGGCCCCGGGCCAGGTCCATCCGGGCGACCCGGGACAGCCCGGCGTCCACCACCACCCGGACGCCCGGCACGGTCAGGCTGCTCTCCGCCACCGCCGTCGCCAGCACCACCCGCCGCCGGTCGGCCGGGCGCAGCGCCGCGTCCTGGTCGGCGCCGCGCTGCCGGCCGTGCAGCGGCAGGACGGCGACCGCGTCGCGCAGGTCGGCCAGCCGGCCCGCGACGGCACCGATCTCGCCGGCACCGGGCAGGAAGACCAGCACGTCACCGTCGCACTCGCGCAGGGCCCGGCGCACCGTCGCCGCGACGTGGTCGAGCAGGCCCCGGTCGACCGGGCCGGCCCCCGGCGCGGCCACCGGCCGGGGCGGCGGCGCCCAGATCCGGGTCACCGGGTGCAGGGCCGAGGACGCCCGGACGATCGGCGCGGGAGCGCCACCGCCGCCGAGCAGCGCGGCGAAGCGGTCCGCCTCGGGGGTGGCCGACATCGCCAGCAGCCAGAGGTCGGGGCGCAGCGCGGCCCGGGCCTCCACCGCGAACGCGAGCGCGAGGTCGGCGTCGAGCTGCCGCTCGTGGCACTCGTCGAGCAGCACGGCGCCGGTGCCGGCCAGCTCGGGATCGCGGTGCAGCCGCCGCACCAGCAGCCCGGTGGTGACCACCTCGACGCGGGTCCGCGGTCCGCTGCGGCGCTCGCCGCGCACCGCGTACCCGATCCGCTCGCCGAGCGGTTCGCCGAGCAGCGCGGCCATCCGGCGGGCCGCCGCGCGGGCCGCCACCCGGCGCGGCTGGGCGACCAGCACGCGACCGGGGACCTCGTCGGCCACGGCCAGCGGGGCGAGGGTCGTCTTGCCGGTGCCGGGCGGGGCGACCAGCACCCCGGCGCCGGCGCCGCGCAGCGCCGCGACCAGCTCCGGCAGCACCGGGCGTACGGGCAGGTCGAGGGGTACGTCCGAGAGCACGGCCCAGTCTCGCACCGCCCGGGGAGAGGCTCAGCCGGGGCGTACCCCGTCGACGCCGGTGACGAAGGCGCGCCAGGCCGACGCCGGGAAGGCCAGCACGGGGCCGGGCCGGTCCTTGCTGTCCCGGACGGCGATCCGGTCCCCGGCGGCGGCGACCTCCACGCAGTTGCCGTTGCCCACGCTGCGGCTGCTGGTGCGCCACTGGGCGCGGGTCAGGTCGAGCGCGCTCATCGCGGTACCCCCGTCTGTGCCGGCGCGCCGCGTCAACGGTCACGCAAAGTGACGAGAAGCTTCCGTCAGGCGGGTCAGGGACGCCTCCGGACCGAGTGCCATCCGGCACATCTCCTCGTGCACAAGGCTATACCCGCGCACCTGTCCGGCCTCCTCCAGAGCCAGCCCCATCGTGAGGTTTTCCAGGTAAACCACGGCCGCGTCGGCGGTGTCGGCGAACGTCAGCACGACGTACGGCGCGTTCATCGCCGGATGCCCGCCGGCGGAGAACGGAAGTACCTGGAGGGTCACGTTCGGTAGTTGAGAGACCTTCGCGAGGTGGGCCATCTGGTCGGCCATCACGGCGTTGCCGCCGACCGGGCGGCAGAGCACCGCCTCGTTGAGCACCACGGACAGCTCGACCGGATTGTCGCGGTGCAGCACGTTCTGCCGATGCAGCCGCGCGGCGACCTTGCGCTCGATCCCGTCCTCGCCCGCGGTGCGCCGGAAGACCTCCCGCGCGTACGCCTCGGTCTGCAACAGCCCGGGCACCGCCTCGACCTCGTATGTGCGCAGGCTCGCCGCCTCCGCCTCCAGCCCGACGTAGAACTCGAACCACTCCGGCAGGACGTCGCTGTACTTCTGCCACCAGCCGCGCTGCTGCGCCCCGCGGGCGATCTCGATGAGCGCCTCGGCGTCGGCCCCGGTCACCTCGTACAGCGCCAGGGCGGCCCGGACGTCGCGCGGCTTGATGCCGATCTGGGCGTTCTCGATGCGGGAGAGGTTGCTCTTGGACATGTCCAGTTGCCGGGCGGCGACGTCCAGGGTCATGCCCGCGCGCTCGCGCAACTGGCGGAGTTCCCGGGCGATACGGCGGCGGCGGACGGTGGGGCTCGCGGTCACCCTCCGAGTCTGTCACGGCAAGATCCGCAGGTGGGGCCAGCACGGAGTGCAACTTCCATAAACGGGAGTTGCGTTGCAGTCACGGCCGGTGCATCCTTGCCCGGTTGCGATCACTGTGGACAACCCGTGCGGGAGGACCGGTTGCTCATCGCCGACGAGTTCTTCCTGATCACCCACAACGACAGTCGGGGCAAGGCGAAGCTGCACCCGACGGCGACCGGTCTCGGCCTCGCCGCAGGGCTGCTCGGTGAACTGGTCCTACGTGGACACGCCACCGTCTCCGCCGGGCTCGTCACGGTGCTCGACCGTCGCCCGCCGGCGGACGCGCTGGCGCACACCGTGCTGGACCAGCTGGTCGGTGAGACGCAGCAGCATCCGGTGCGTACCTGGCTGAGCTTCCTGGCGCAGACCGCCACCACCTCGGTGGGCGAGCGGCTGGTCAGAGCGGGGGTGCTGCGCCGGCAGGAGACCCGGCGGCTGCTGCGCACCACCGTCAGCTACCTGCCGATCGACCTCAACGCGGTGGCCTGGCCGGCCACCCGGCTGCGCGCCCTGCTCGACCGGCCGGAACCGCCGAGCGTGCCCGACGGGACGCTGCTGGGTCTGGTCGTCGCCGCCGGGCTGAGCCGCGAGGTGCTGTGGAGCGCCAGCCCCCGGGCACACCACCGGCTGGGCGTGCTCATCCCGGCGCTGCCCCCGCCACTGCGGGAACTCGTGGCGCACACCGAGGCCGCCGTCGGCGCCGCCGTGCTGCGCGGCGTCGGCTGACGCCCTCCACCCCTCCCTCCCCTCGAACCGGAGTCCGCGTATGTCGACACCAACGCTCGACCGACCGAGCAACGTCTCCGAGGCCCTGGCCCGCGGCCGGCTCGGTGTGCCGTCGGTGATCTTCTTCGTCCTCTCCGCCGCCGCCCCGCTGACCGTCGTGGCCGGCGTCGTCACCACCGGCTACGGGGTCGTCGGGGTGCTCGGCATCCCGCTGGCCTTCCTGACGGTGGCCGCGGTGCTCGCCCTCTTCTCCATCGGATACGTGGCGATGGCCCGGCGGATGGCCAACGCCGGCGCGTTCTACGCCTACGTCGCCCGCGGGCTGGGCCGACCGGCCGGCGTCGGCGCCGCCTGGGTGGCGCTGATCGCGTACAACGCCCTCCAGGTGGGGCTCTACGGCACCATCGGCGCCGCCGCGGAACCGGTGCTGGGCCGCCTGTTCGGGGTGGCCCCGGCGTGGTGGGTGGTGGCGCTGGTCGCCTGGGCGACGGTCGGCGTGCTCGGTCTGCTCCGCATCGACCTGAACGGCCTGGTGCTCGCGGCGCTGCTGGTCGCCGAGATGGTGGTGATCGTGGTCTTCGACCT is drawn from Micromonospora sp. NBC_01740 and contains these coding sequences:
- a CDS encoding DUF397 domain-containing protein, giving the protein MSALDLTRAQWRTSSRSVGNGNCVEVAAAGDRIAVRDSKDRPGPVLAFPASAWRAFVTGVDGVRPG
- a CDS encoding helix-turn-helix domain-containing protein codes for the protein MTASPTVRRRRIARELRQLRERAGMTLDVAARQLDMSKSNLSRIENAQIGIKPRDVRAALALYEVTGADAEALIEIARGAQQRGWWQKYSDVLPEWFEFYVGLEAEAASLRTYEVEAVPGLLQTEAYAREVFRRTAGEDGIERKVAARLHRQNVLHRDNPVELSVVLNEAVLCRPVGGNAVMADQMAHLAKVSQLPNVTLQVLPFSAGGHPAMNAPYVVLTFADTADAAVVYLENLTMGLALEEAGQVRGYSLVHEEMCRMALGPEASLTRLTEASRHFA
- the hrpB gene encoding ATP-dependent helicase HrpB, with the translated sequence MLSDVPLDLPVRPVLPELVAALRGAGAGVLVAPPGTGKTTLAPLAVADEVPGRVLVAQPRRVAARAAARRMAALLGEPLGERIGYAVRGERRSGPRTRVEVVTTGLLVRRLHRDPELAGTGAVLLDECHERQLDADLALAFAVEARAALRPDLWLLAMSATPEADRFAALLGGGGAPAPIVRASSALHPVTRIWAPPPRPVAAPGAGPVDRGLLDHVAATVRRALRECDGDVLVFLPGAGEIGAVAGRLADLRDAVAVLPLHGRQRGADQDAALRPADRRRVVLATAVAESSLTVPGVRVVVDAGLSRVARMDLARGLGALVTVGVSRAAATQRAGRAGREAPGHVYRCWSAATHERLAAQPEPEIATADLTGFALELAAWGSPDGAGLALPDPPPAASMTVARDTLTTLGALDADGRITDRGRAIAAVGAHPRLARALLDGAARVGADRAAEVVALLAEDTAAGPGDDLTAAWRRLRAGADPGATARWRSEVRRLRAALPDAQSRRPDRGRPPLASDATAGGPGRARSAGDPARAGDAGRLTDDLAAGLLVGLAHPERLARVRRPGGSAYLMSGGTAAELSPGSGLAGADWLAVAVADRSPGAPTARVRLATPLDEATAREAGGPLLRTEREVGWAGEDVVAREVLRLGAIELVERPIARPDPAEVAGALLTGLRRTGLGLLTWTPAARALRERLAFCRQSLGGDWPDVGDEALLADAPAWLGPELARARRRADLARLDVAGALRRLLPWALAARLDEVAPERIAVPSGSRIRLDYADPAAPVLAVKLQETFGWRDAPRIADGRVPVLLHLLSPAGRPVAVTADLASFWRTGYPQVRGELRGRYPRHPWPEDPTTAPPTRHATPRRR
- a CDS encoding GOLPH3/VPS74 family protein gives rise to the protein MREDRLLIADEFFLITHNDSRGKAKLHPTATGLGLAAGLLGELVLRGHATVSAGLVTVLDRRPPADALAHTVLDQLVGETQQHPVRTWLSFLAQTATTSVGERLVRAGVLRRQETRRLLRTTVSYLPIDLNAVAWPATRLRALLDRPEPPSVPDGTLLGLVVAAGLSREVLWSASPRAHHRLGVLIPALPPPLRELVAHTEAAVGAAVLRGVG
- a CDS encoding PP2C family protein-serine/threonine phosphatase, which codes for MTLKLRSVGTSDRGLIRSGNQDALHAGTWLVAVADGMGGMAAGDLASAIAIDAVAPLDVETPEHALVAALQSGIQLATERIHQAVAEDPERQGMGTTLTALLFARTGSCLALAHVGDSRAYLFREGVLKQITRDDTFVQMLVDQGVITADQASSHPRRAVVTQALQGEEVSPSYATMVPWAGDRWLLCSDGLSNVVRPDTLAEVLAEHPDRADCARRLIDLALRAGGPDNVTVVVADVVQE